Genomic DNA from Gimesia aquarii:
ATACGAAACTAAAGAATGTTCTTTGAATGCGCATCACAATGGTTTCCTGACTGACTGGGAATCGAGGATATCAAGATTAGAACTTCAAAATCAAATCAGCGGTTCATGCCATTTAACCGAGCGGGAATGGTTCCGGCTCCAGCATGAATGGGAAAACCCGAATTGGCTCGCCCATCGTTAAATCATCGGGATAACGGAGCTGAGCGGCGCGGTCAGCTGCAAATTGCAGCTTCGTTAATTCGAGTCCACAATAGTGGTCAGCGTTCGATTCTGCTGCGACGTCTGCAAAGACTTCACCGGCAGAAGCAGCGTGACGACGCACGCCATGGATACTTCCTTCTCGAACTTTGATACCCGCGGCGGAAAGTTTCACTAATCCTTTCAGGAACCGACCGGGAATAGAATCCGGGCCACATACTCTCAGCAGGCGTTCCCATTCATCATGGGCTTCCCAATAGAACCCCAGATTGAAATAGTCGATGGCATTCAGGTAATTACGATGTTCAACCCAATTATCTTCGGTTAGAGCTTTAGGGGGTTTGGGTTTATTACCATAGCTGTGACCCTTTGGATCGCGGTAAGGATGCGGCAGGTTTTTACCGGGAACAAAAGTATATTCCGGTAGCCGGGATGAAGGTAATAAACGCACAACTTCAGCAACAGGATAAACCATCCTTTTAAATCTCCAATTTCTCTTCAAATAATTAGGTAAATGTTTCTCAGGCGTTTCAGCAACAAAAGCTGAGGTAACGGTATTGAGTGAGTCTGTCTGGTTAGACCAAACCTGATAATTTAGCCAAATCTAACTCATTTATTCATAAGAGGTTCCGCAACGATAGCGCCAGAAACCTCATTGATTTGGGTTCTCCCCCATTTCCATATTGGGGTGGCTCTTTCTGGGCTCAAAGTGTAGGCATTTCATTTAATGCAGTATTGAGCAAAGGGGGTAGGAAACTGAAAAACGAGCCACTAAAGCCTGTTTTACAAGCCTTTCTTTCATGGCTCCATCATATACGAGCTTTTTAGAACATAAAGAGCAGATTTCGGATTTTGGGCGAATTTCGAGAATTTCCCTATTTTCCAGTTCTAATCAGGTGAAATAGCGATGAATTATCGAATTCCAGGGATTCCGATTGAAAGATTCTGGCTTCATTGGGGACGACAATTACGGTTTGAGGTTTGAATCTCCAGCTTGTTTCTGCCGGGCTTCTTCTGCACGTATTCTTCTGGCGGAAATACTCCGAAATTCCCAGGGTAGTTTACTGTTTTCGGGGAGTGAGTCCAGCACATTCCTGAGTTGTGCGTACGATTCCAGACTCACCTTGTCTGTTTTAATCCGGTTGGAATTTGCGAGATTATGCAACTCCAGAGGGTCTTCCGAAAGGTCATAAAACTCACCCGTTGAGTAGAGCTTAAAGCGTTCGTCTCGAACCACTCTCTGTTTGTAATATTGTGTTAGGCACCAAGGACGCCAGGGAGTTTTGAGAGGCTGATTCAGAATTTGTGGTGCAAATGATCTCCCATTAATCTTGACTCCTTTGGGGAGTGGAGCCTTTGCCAGATCGGCTAATGTTGGAAGCACATCGGACACGTCAATCAGGTCATCACTGATGCGCTCACTGCCGACCAGCTTCGGACAATTCACGATCAACGGCATATTGATCCCCTGCTCTTTGAGAGAATAAATTCCCTCTCCAGAGACTCGACCGTTGATGCGACCTCCCAGGCTCTGTTCTGCGTTCTGATCAGTTCCATTATCGGTTCCATTATCGGGAACAATGAAGAGAATTGTATTGTCACGAATTCCCAGTTCATCCATCGCTGTGACTAATCGACCAATCAAGTGATCCGAGTAATTTAGCATCCCGGCAAACTTTTCGCGGGGTGTTAACTCTTTCCCCAAATTGTGCGGAGTCGAGACAACGGGGATGTGAGTGAGAATCGCAGAATAGTAGGCACAGAAGGGGCGATCCCGATGTGTTTTCATATATTCGATCAGATAGTCAGTAAAGATATCAGGACCAAATTTCCCTTTTGTCTCCATTCGCTGACCATTTTTGATGACATACGGATTCCAGTAACGCTGTTTATGTGCCGGATGTCCTTTTTTACCTTCCGGGAAGATGCAATGTTCTTCAAATCCATGTTTTTTGAGCGCATCGTTCTGAGCGGGATCAAATAAGTCATTGATCTGCCACTTACCGGAGATGCAGGTATGATAGCCGGCATCTCTGAGGATGCGCGCAAAACAGACTTCCCGGTCCCAGTCGAAATATCCGCCGCCATAGATCGCCGGGTCATGATGCGTATGCCAGCCGGACTGGAAAGGATAGCGGCCTGTCAGCAACATATGTCGTGTAGTGCTACAGACCGGAGTCACATAACAATTCCGAAATCGTAGCCCGGTATAAGCCAGATGATCGATATTCGGAGTCTGGTTTTCCTGGCTGCCATAGCTGCGAAACCAGTCTTTTCCCACATTATCGAGCAGAATAAAGATGATATTAGGACGATTGTCTGCTTTCGCTTTTGCTGCAAACAGCATCGATTGCTGCATTGCAAGCAGACAAAAAACAAAACAAATCATTTGAATCAAACGTTTCATAGGAATCTCATTTGCAATGTCGAGTACTATTTTTTCTCTTCCGAATTTTCCACCGGCGCTACCGCTGCCGATTGCCCCCGCATTTTCTGGATTTCGGGAATCACTTTCTGGGTTGCGATATACCAGGCCATACCTAAGAGTAACAAGAAACCGATGCCTGCGAAAATATTCATTAAAACGCCATTACGATGTTCGCCCATCACTTTTTTACTGCTGGTTAACAAGAGTAGTCCACCTGCAGCTAATGGTGCAGCCACGACTGTGACTGCCTGTGCTGCCACAATTGCAGCAACAGGACGAATCCCTGATTCAATAACGTAGAGCGCGACGAACATTCCGGTCAATAACACAATTGCTGTCAGAATACGTGTCGATTTGTGTTGAGGTGTGCTACCTAATCCCAGGCTGTCTGATAAAATAAATCCACCTATCATCGAGTTTACAATGAAGGACGAATAGGCGGCGGAAAACAAACCGATACAAAATAAAACTTGTCCTTTTTCGCCAAACAGGGGCTTCAAAGCGTTTCCTACATCACCGACCCCTCTAAGATCTTGTCCTCTAAGCACGGCAGCTGCGGTAGACATAATCATGATCGTGATTAAGGCCATAATGCCGGCACTGACACGGGCATCAATCCGCCCATCTTTCAGGTCTTTTACTGTCCAGCCTTTGAACCGAGCCAGATAGGATTGGTAGAAGGCTGCAGTGATGACAAAAGTCGTACCAACAAGCCCCAGGAGCGAAATATTAAGAATCGAATCGACACCATTCCCACCAGAACCGGGAATGATTCCTTCTGCCATTTCCAGCAAATTGGGTTTCGCAAAAAAGAGATTGATAGCAAAAGACGCCAGCATGAGACCAACAAAAACAGACATCAGACGTTCGATGAGTTTATAGAGGTTCTTAAAGCCAAACAAAAATGCAATTGAGATCGCGTTGAATATTACAATGCCATATTTAAAATCAGTGTAATTTTCGAGGGCTGAGTGAACACCCAAATTATTCCCAAACTGATAGGCGGCAGAAATGAAAAAGACGCCACATCCTATTAACACAGTTAATGGTCTGCCAACTTTTTGAGCTAATAATGTACAAGTTGATTCATTGGTTACCGCTCCCAGCTTTGCACCTAATGAAGTATAGATCAGCATGAAGATAACCGAAACGAGTACAACCCAGATCATGCTATAGCCATGCTCGGAACCAAGCTTGGAACTCGTCAAAATGCTGCCCGGGCCAATCACAACACAGGCGGTTACTAATCCAGGGCCAATTCGCTGCCACCAATGTGGCCTGACAGTTGTCGATTGTTCTTCAGTCACGTTACCGGGTATCCTTAGGGAGTCACTCATAGTGTGTCAAATCAAAGCTCTATGATATTTATTATGCGAATCCTGCTTCGATACACAATCCATTTGCTCGTTTGTCCGGTTTTATTTTGGAAACAGTCGGTGTACCATTTAAGATGGAATCTTAGTGAGTCTAAAATGATTCTCGTTCACTCGCTCAATTTGAACTGGCTGATCAAAGCCACATCTATAAAAAATAAAGGGTAGCAAAGTGAAATATCTATGGAATTTACTCTTATTAACAGGAGTAATGTCAGGCCTCGTGCTGGAATCGGTGTCTGCTAAACCGAAACAAGCTGCCGCTTCTCATCAGCAGCCTCCCAATTTTATTGTTATCTTTTGTGATAATCTGGGTTATGGCGATATCGAACCCTTTGGCTCGACCGTCAACCGGACTCCCTGTTTAAATCGAATGGCGAGAGAAGGTCGTAAGTTTACCCATTTCTGTGTGACCGCCGGTGTCTGCACTCCTTCTCGTGCTTCGATTATGTCGGGCTGTTATTCTCAACGGGTTGGTATGCATTGGAATCCCCGCGATGGTCAAGTTCTACGACCGATTTCTCCCTATGGTTTACATCCGGACGAGATCACTGTGGCCGAAATTTTGAAAGACAAAGGTTACAAAACCGGAATGATCGGGAAATGGCATTTGGGTGATCAGCCCCCGTTTCTCCCTACGGCACAAGGTTTTGAATACTTTTATGGCATTCCTTACAGTGATGACATGACTCAAGCTGTAGGCAAACGACTCGGAGAACGGTTTGAAGGAAATCAATGGCCTCCCCTGCCTGTGATGTTAAATGACAAGGTCATCGAAGCAGGCGTTGATCGCAATTTGTTAACCAAACAATATACCGAGAAGGCAGTCGAATTTATTGAGCGGAATCAAGATCAACCATTCTTCCTCTATTTTCCTCAAGCAATGCCGGGCAGTACACAAAAACCTTTTTCCAGTGAAGCTTTTCGTGGCAAAAGTAAAAATGGTCCCTGGGGAGACAGCATCGAAGAACTCGATTGGTCAACTGGACAAATTTTGGATAAGCTTGTTGAGCTGGGCATTGATCAAAACACGCTTGTCATCTGGACGTCAGACAACGGCTCGCCAATGGCCAGGAACATGGCCAGCACCGAGCGAGGTACCAATAATCCATTGCACGGTCGTGGATACACGACGGCGGAAGGAGCGTTCCGTGTGCCAACAATCATGTGGTGGCCGAAAACGATTCCCGCGGGAACGGTTTGTGAAGAGCTAGCGACGACCATGGATTTACTGCCTACTTTTGCACATCTTTCAAAGGCAAAAGTGCCCACGGATCGGATCATCGATGGTCATGATATCCGTCCACTCATTGTCGGCAAAGCAGGTGCGAAAACGCCGTATGATGTTTTTTACTATTATGCAATGGAACAGTTACAAGCAGTGCGTAAAGGGCCTTGGAAACTTTTCCTGCCGCTAAAA
This window encodes:
- a CDS encoding DUF309 domain-containing protein, which produces MVYPVAEVVRLLPSSRLPEYTFVPGKNLPHPYRDPKGHSYGNKPKPPKALTEDNWVEHRNYLNAIDYFNLGFYWEAHDEWERLLRVCGPDSIPGRFLKGLVKLSAAGIKVREGSIHGVRRHAASAGEVFADVAAESNADHYCGLELTKLQFAADRAAQLRYPDDLTMGEPIRVFPFMLEPEPFPLG
- a CDS encoding sulfatase-like hydrolase/transferase; the protein is MKRLIQMICFVFCLLAMQQSMLFAAKAKADNRPNIIFILLDNVGKDWFRSYGSQENQTPNIDHLAYTGLRFRNCYVTPVCSTTRHMLLTGRYPFQSGWHTHHDPAIYGGGYFDWDREVCFARILRDAGYHTCISGKWQINDLFDPAQNDALKKHGFEEHCIFPEGKKGHPAHKQRYWNPYVIKNGQRMETKGKFGPDIFTDYLIEYMKTHRDRPFCAYYSAILTHIPVVSTPHNLGKELTPREKFAGMLNYSDHLIGRLVTAMDELGIRDNTILFIVPDNGTDNGTDQNAEQSLGGRINGRVSGEGIYSLKEQGINMPLIVNCPKLVGSERISDDLIDVSDVLPTLADLAKAPLPKGVKINGRSFAPQILNQPLKTPWRPWCLTQYYKQRVVRDERFKLYSTGEFYDLSEDPLELHNLANSNRIKTDKVSLESYAQLRNVLDSLPENSKLPWEFRSISARRIRAEEARQKQAGDSNLKP
- a CDS encoding Nramp family divalent metal transporter, encoding MTEEQSTTVRPHWWQRIGPGLVTACVVIGPGSILTSSKLGSEHGYSMIWVVLVSVIFMLIYTSLGAKLGAVTNESTCTLLAQKVGRPLTVLIGCGVFFISAAYQFGNNLGVHSALENYTDFKYGIVIFNAISIAFLFGFKNLYKLIERLMSVFVGLMLASFAINLFFAKPNLLEMAEGIIPGSGGNGVDSILNISLLGLVGTTFVITAAFYQSYLARFKGWTVKDLKDGRIDARVSAGIMALITIMIMSTAAAVLRGQDLRGVGDVGNALKPLFGEKGQVLFCIGLFSAAYSSFIVNSMIGGFILSDSLGLGSTPQHKSTRILTAIVLLTGMFVALYVIESGIRPVAAIVAAQAVTVVAAPLAAGGLLLLTSSKKVMGEHRNGVLMNIFAGIGFLLLLGMAWYIATQKVIPEIQKMRGQSAAVAPVENSEEKK
- a CDS encoding sulfatase family protein, translating into MSGLVLESVSAKPKQAAASHQQPPNFIVIFCDNLGYGDIEPFGSTVNRTPCLNRMAREGRKFTHFCVTAGVCTPSRASIMSGCYSQRVGMHWNPRDGQVLRPISPYGLHPDEITVAEILKDKGYKTGMIGKWHLGDQPPFLPTAQGFEYFYGIPYSDDMTQAVGKRLGERFEGNQWPPLPVMLNDKVIEAGVDRNLLTKQYTEKAVEFIERNQDQPFFLYFPQAMPGSTQKPFSSEAFRGKSKNGPWGDSIEELDWSTGQILDKLVELGIDQNTLVIWTSDNGSPMARNMASTERGTNNPLHGRGYTTAEGAFRVPTIMWWPKTIPAGTVCEELATTMDLLPTFAHLSKAKVPTDRIIDGHDIRPLIVGKAGAKTPYDVFYYYAMEQLQAVRKGPWKLFLPLKKFSRHPHFKKGESSKPLLFNVVTDISSEHNVAEQHPEIVKELMILAEKGRADLGDTNRPGANQRKPGKIENPLPPTFETTSRK